A single region of the Enterococcus mundtii genome encodes:
- a CDS encoding LPXTG family cell surface protein Fms3 has translation MHKMKKVLFAALIASSFFLCQTVRADSSQPPSETSESQIQESQEPLDSSHTPPNEADPSDSTRWEKLEQQRKELEDTLEQAKQQLIEKQKEIDQTVNDLANQAVSDRDELAEKIAEEREKAELAKQKIASATQRTTEVQTELQDLATSTVASVDQTQADIQAARTEIHEKAAEAQAAMADFEARKADLSASIERIKATLHSAGKRSVEAGTVTKTETKVVEEQPAKTLPKTDDRRSIYLSVIGSLCLLVVFVGAVYQKRV, from the coding sequence GCAGATTCAAGTCAGCCACCATCAGAAACCAGTGAGTCACAGATCCAGGAGAGTCAGGAGCCACTAGACTCGTCACATACACCTCCTAACGAAGCTGATCCATCAGATTCGACTCGCTGGGAGAAGTTGGAGCAACAACGTAAAGAATTGGAAGATACGTTGGAACAAGCGAAACAACAACTTATCGAAAAACAAAAGGAAATCGATCAAACAGTGAACGATTTAGCAAATCAAGCAGTGAGTGATCGCGATGAGTTAGCTGAGAAAATAGCTGAAGAGCGAGAAAAAGCCGAATTAGCAAAACAAAAAATAGCATCTGCGACCCAACGGACAACCGAAGTACAAACGGAATTGCAAGATTTAGCAACGTCTACGGTTGCGTCAGTGGATCAGACACAAGCGGATATTCAAGCAGCTCGTACGGAAATCCATGAAAAAGCAGCAGAAGCTCAAGCGGCAATGGCCGATTTCGAAGCAAGAAAAGCGGATTTGTCTGCCAGTATCGAAAGAATCAAGGCGACCTTACATTCCGCCGGAAAACGGTCGGTAGAAGCGGGGACAGTTACTAAAACAGAAACAAAAGTAGTGGAAGAACAACCCGCGAAGACATTACCAAAAACGGACGATCGCCGGTCAATTTATTTGTCAGTGATTGGTAGCTTGTGCTTGCTGGTTGTTTTTGTCGGTGCTGTGTATCAAAAAAGAGTTTGA